The sequence AACCTTTCAAGTCTGTGCTAGTCAGCTATTGCCAAATTCCCATTCAGAATGCCAGTCACAGACCTCCTCCTGCTCAAAATCTGCTGCAAAATCTAGGCAAGCTGGGAAGTAGGGCAGAGAGGTTTCTCCCCCATTGAAGCAACCAGCTATTATTCCAGATAATTGTTAGCGTGCTCAAGGTGGCAGCTGGAGGACAGTCATGGCAGGAGTGTTTCCCTTTCCTAGCTGGGCCCAGGAGGACTTTTTTGAAGATTTGCTTCTGATGTGATAATAGTGCTCTCTCTCTTTTGGCAGCTTCCCTGACCCCACCTCTGATGAAGGTCATGGCAGATGGGTATCATTTACTAGTGGAGCTGGAAAACATGGGACCTGCCTTTCAGTTCTGTATTCTCTACTGGGAGAAGGGCCAGGAGAGCAGGGTGAGTTTACCCTTGGATTTTGGCATGAAAAGAGAGCCCATGTGTCTTAGAGCAAAAGCATAAAAACAGTTCCCAGGCACTGTGTTTCAAGTTCAAGCTGCTGCTGcgaggctggagcacctgccTGGTGTCAGCATGTGCCATACTCCTCTGCATTGCAGGCTGGTGCGTTATTATTCTACAGCTGTTAACTTAATGGGCTTTTGAAATggatttccttcatttttggaAATCCAAGTAAATGAGATGAACCTAGTCCATAGGTTAGAAAGAATCCTATAGGCTTGTGTCTGATTTCCTTTCGCAAATGAAATGCTAACTCTTCAATATATACGATATTAATGACCTAAACATTAATTCCAAACTTCATCATAGTTTCTATCAACTGAACTGTCGCAAACATCAGGTTTACTGATGGGTACATGTCTAGATCTCTACCAggattcttttaaattttttactAATTATCACATTTGACATGTCTGATTTGAGTTGTTTGCAAGATGTTACAAACCATAGGCAATCATTGACctgatttatttccttaaaatcttttcaaacCAATGGCTCTCAAGGTCATGATTCCAtagagaaaagtattttgatgCAGAGGACTTGCCCTGCCAGAAGAGCCCTGCTGGCTTTTTGGAGATATCCATATGTGTGTGATGGTGGAGACTCATCAGGCCCACTGTGAGCACAGGCCTTGCCTCTGCAATACAGCAAGATTTATGAAAAACTAATTGTTACCTATCCTCTATGATTTGACAGACTGGGAATAGGAACTTCATCTTGTTATTAGTTCATAGagtcaaatacaaaaaaaaaatcagattctgGTTCATCTGCTGTTTGAAGTGTGCGGGAGCGTGTTGCAGTTGTACACCCCAAGTTCACTGGCTCCTCACTAGCTCAGTCCATCCCTTTCTGTGCTCCAGAGTCATGGGAGAGCTCTTGCTTTCCTATCACAACATGGCTCTGGCACCCCATCGTATCATGCTAGAACAGGCAGGATATTGGCATCCCCAAAAAAACTCCAATCCCAGATCAGTCATCAAGCCAAGAGAGTAGATCACAGTCTAGCGTTGTGGCTGAACACCATCAATAAGCTCATGGCTCTTTCTTTGCGTCCCCTCCTACTCTTCCAGGCATGTGCGATCGGCACTCCACTGTGCTTCTTGTTCTATCTCTTCCTATTTGCACAATCCTCTCTGACACCACCTGCTCCTGTTATTctcctcccttttctcccaGCGAAGTCTGGGCTAGCATCACATTATGACTCCTGCTCTCATTTAGGTCCTTGTCCAGCATTCTGATGTTCTCTTTCCTGGGCCTATGGCAGATGCAACAGAAGATGGTGAAGGACGTCAGCTCCACAATTCATCTGGCCACcatggaggcagcagctgaatACTGTGTAAAAGCCCAGACGTATGTTGAGACAATCAACAGAAGCAGTAGCTTCAGCCAAACACAGTGCGTGAGGGCACCAGGTAACAGCTGGCCTTCCTACATCTTCCAGTCTTGTAGTCACGCTCAAGTAGGATACCCAAGCGCTTCTTTGGTTTACAGCCAGTatttcaaggtcaggttggtctaggctctgagcaacctgatcaagctgcagatgtccctgttcattgcaggggagatagactagatgacctttaagggtctcttccaactcaaacaattctatgaatctgtgatCTATGATTTCCTGTCTTGTTTGTAAATGTGCCACGCATTTGTTCCTCAGCCCCCTACAGTGGCATAGGTATCCCTCCGTGGAGTGTGGTGACCAAAAATCTCAGCAGAGCAGGTGGGAATGAAGGGCTGAGTCCAATTGCATTGAGTGGTTTGTTCTCATGATCTGAGAAATTTTGTTGCTTCTGTTGTTTCTAGGTAACAGATCCATGTGGCTCATTACAGTCCTCATGTcctctgctggctttgctgtggctgctttgactctgcctttccttgcctggaaaacaagaaaaatcttccagTATTCCTGCTGCCCCATTGCTGTCCTGCCAGACACACTGgtaatatttttgctttatttttagagtgCTGgatattcacagaatcatggggCAAGCAGAAAAAGCACGCACATATATAGGAAAGCTTGCTTATTGCATTGTAATGGAAGAGCTGGTATTTAGAGGAAAGAGCAAGCACATATTTCAACACAGCTTCATAACTTGGCAATAAAGAGTTCATGtgagcaggcagctgagctGTAGGGTCAGGCAGCCCACATGGGATGGCTGCATGGCTGCCACTGCCTTCTGCCTAGAGCACTGAACAGAGACAGTCCTCCTGCTTCTTGTGGGGAAGCAGCTTGGGAAGCATGAGCTGACCAGCTGCTCCTCAGACAAAACAGCTGCGTCATTGGCaacacagctccatgtcctCTGGCACCAGTGCTGAGCTCTTAATTCCTTGGTGAGGAGCAACCAATAATTAAAACaccctcttctcttcctcatgCAGGAGGAGTATTTTTAAGTCAGTACTTTACATGCACTGTCTGCTTCAAGTGAGAATGCAAGGCAACAGTTTTTGTGGTCGTGATCTGAGCCCCAGGTCTCCAGCTGAGAGGAGGCCAGTAGGGAGGTGTAGAAGTAAGGGGCCAGCTCATCAGTCTGAGGGGGTTTGAACGAGCgtatttgttttacagaaagtaCCAGAGCCCCCCACCCAGCTGATACTGTGCGGGAGGGAAGAAGCTGAGCAGTGTGATCTGATGGTGCACGTGATGCCCCCAGAAGAGGTTCTCCGCCTGTGGATTCAAGAAACGCTTTAGAACATCCTGTAGAACTTCTAAACAGAGCAGGCAGATTGTGCTTCAGTGTCTTTGGAGTGCCAACACGTAACATCATTCTCTTTGTGCCAAATCTGCTGCAAGGAAGCATTCTGTATGAACATGCAGCCAGCTCTCATCCTCTCCTAACTTCATCCATCCACAGAAAAGCCAGTAAAGGCCCCAGTGCCAGCTGCCAGTTTCTGTACTTCTCCTTCATGTCCACACCTATGACCAGACACAGGTTAACTCATGCTCCCTTCACAGTCACATTGATGGTCCCAAGGCAGAGCCCACACTTCAGCCACCAGAGCAACAAATGTAGAGCCCAGTCCCTGAGTCCCAAACCACTTCAGTATCAGTATTTTTACCTCAGatgtttttctaaagaaatgaaCCTGTCAGTAAGAGTTCCTTGCACAGCTAAAAAAGCTCAAGTGAACAGGGATAAAATGCTACCAGGGCTGCAGGCCCCATCCTAGGGAGGCATTTTTCAATTGAAAAGTGCATTGAAAATGACTGGACGTGACATGGGAATTTGTtccgtgtgacagatggcaatgTATGATGCCATAGAGGTGAAAGGTAATTAAGGATGAGTTGTTTAAGTGGGAGGTGACTGCAGGTTAAAAAGAGGGGGAGAGGACAGAGGAAGGTAGActtgagaaacagagaaagagacagaaagagggACAGAGATGCAGATCATGTAGCCAGGGCCATTTGGGGTGCGTGCCGGGCAGCCCCTGGTTCAGCACCACAGCTGAAGCAGGACGCTGACTGCATCACGCACCGCAAACCCACTTCTGTGGCCAGGAGGGCTGGGGGTCAACAGGAACGCTTACATAGAGGGGGAATGTCAGGAAGGACGTATCAAGCATCCCAGCATCACCACGTCACTGCCTATTTCTGACCCGATGACGCCATTCCGTCCCAGACAGC comes from Numida meleagris isolate 19003 breed g44 Domestic line chromosome 13, NumMel1.0, whole genome shotgun sequence and encodes:
- the IL20RB gene encoding interleukin-20 receptor subunit beta yields the protein MWEKATGVSKMLLKLICFVLCTLIAPNLTGLLGEDAPLPAPQNISILSTNMRHFLMWSPVTVQGETVRYSVEFQGEYEREYANESWIPICECSLITATVCNITEDISATVAYNLRVRAVNGAQRSEWGTLKGFFIRNTTSLTPPLMKVMADGYHLLVELENMGPAFQFCILYWEKGQESRMQQKMVKDVSSTIHLATMEAAAEYCVKAQTYVETINRSSSFSQTQCVRAPGNRSMWLITVLMSSAGFAVAALTLPFLAWKTRKIFQYSCCPIAVLPDTLKVPEPPTQLILCGREEAEQCDLMVHVMPPEEVLRLWIQETL